The Vibrio nitrifigilis genome window below encodes:
- a CDS encoding efflux RND transporter permease subunit has translation MIGRIIHWSVRNRLMVILATLVLIAGGLYSVKQTPIDALPDLSDVQVIIKTSYPGQAPQVVEDQVTYPLTTAMLAVPGAETVRGYSFFGDSYVYIIFNDKTDMYWARSRVLEYLSQVTSKLPAQAKPTLGPDATGVGWIYTYALQDKTGKHDLADLRAIQDWFLKYELQTVDGVSEIATVGGMVKQYQVQIDPAKLRAYNLTLQQVNQAIKRGNQETGASVVEVAEAEHMVRTNGYLSNVEDIRSIPLKMTSSGTPVLLGDVADINIGPQMRRGVSELNGEGEVVGGIVVMRYGENASAVIERVKQKLKTLQRSLPPGVEIVPTYDRSTLINHAVENLWHKLAEEFIVVAIVCALFLFHIRSSLVIAISLPVGILGAFVIMHWQGINANIMSLGGIAIAIGAMVDGAIVMIENVHKHIERTPLTKENRWQVIADAAEEVGAPLFFSLLIITLSFVPVFSLQGQEGKMFSPLAFTKTYSMAVAAGLAITLVPVLMGYFVRGKIRSEHNNPINKGLIAGYRPLLQVSISHPKTMIMLTIALMISAIYPATQLGSEFIPPLDEGDIMYMPTTYPGISVGKARELLQQTNKLIKTVPEVKTVWGKVGRAETATDPAPLTMVETTIQLKPKSEWRKGVTSESLRKEFNQLIQFPGVTNAWVMPIQTRIDMLATGVKTPIGIKIAGSDLKVIQDIGAKLEPILNSIQGTTSVYAERVAGGRYITVDIHRKVAARYGLNIADIQQVIATAIGGTNVSETVEGLERFPINVRYPQEYRDSVEKLKDLPIVTPTGARIPLADVAAIRYEDGPPMIKTENARPNGWVYVDIAGRDLGSYVNEAKQTVAKNLVLPTGYSISWTGQYEYLERAKQRLSIVVPITIGIIMLLLYFAFKRVGEVLVIMATLPLAMVGGVWLMHLLNYNFSVAVGVGFIALAGVAVEIGVIMLVYLNQAWHRCKLDALEQQRMLTNDDLIRSIQEGAGLRVRPVMMTVSTIIIGLVPIMYGSGTGASVMQRIAAPMIGGMGSAVILTLLVIPAIFKLWKSREITKQTSTTN, from the coding sequence ATGATTGGTCGAATTATTCACTGGTCGGTCAGAAATCGGCTGATGGTTATTTTGGCAACACTGGTCTTAATCGCCGGGGGCTTATACAGCGTAAAGCAAACTCCCATTGATGCTTTGCCGGATCTATCTGATGTCCAAGTTATTATCAAAACCAGTTACCCCGGTCAGGCGCCACAAGTGGTAGAAGATCAAGTGACCTATCCGTTAACAACCGCAATGCTGGCAGTTCCAGGGGCGGAAACGGTGCGGGGCTACTCGTTCTTCGGCGACTCTTATGTTTACATCATCTTTAATGACAAGACGGATATGTATTGGGCTCGCTCACGGGTATTGGAATATTTAAGTCAAGTGACCTCCAAATTACCTGCGCAAGCAAAGCCAACACTCGGGCCTGATGCAACAGGAGTGGGTTGGATTTACACCTATGCATTACAAGATAAAACCGGTAAACATGATTTAGCCGATCTACGTGCTATTCAAGATTGGTTTTTAAAATATGAATTGCAAACCGTGGATGGCGTATCGGAAATCGCGACTGTTGGCGGCATGGTTAAGCAATATCAGGTGCAAATTGATCCGGCCAAGCTGCGCGCGTACAACTTAACGCTGCAACAAGTGAATCAAGCCATAAAACGGGGCAATCAGGAAACCGGTGCGTCAGTCGTTGAAGTGGCCGAAGCCGAGCATATGGTGCGCACCAATGGGTATCTATCCAATGTTGAAGATATACGTTCCATTCCATTAAAAATGACATCATCGGGTACGCCCGTACTGTTGGGGGATGTGGCGGATATTAACATTGGTCCACAAATGCGCCGTGGGGTATCAGAACTTAATGGTGAAGGCGAAGTTGTCGGCGGCATTGTTGTGATGCGTTACGGTGAAAATGCTAGTGCGGTGATTGAGCGAGTTAAGCAAAAACTGAAAACGTTACAACGTAGCTTACCGCCTGGCGTGGAAATTGTACCTACCTATGATCGCTCCACACTCATCAACCATGCGGTAGAGAACCTTTGGCATAAGTTAGCTGAAGAATTTATAGTCGTGGCGATCGTGTGCGCTCTATTTTTATTTCATATTCGCTCTTCTCTGGTGATTGCTATCAGTTTGCCCGTGGGCATTTTAGGGGCATTTGTCATCATGCATTGGCAGGGAATTAATGCCAATATCATGTCGCTAGGGGGAATTGCTATAGCGATTGGAGCCATGGTCGATGGCGCGATAGTGATGATTGAAAACGTGCATAAGCACATCGAGCGGACCCCACTGACGAAGGAAAATCGCTGGCAAGTGATCGCGGATGCAGCAGAAGAAGTGGGGGCCCCTCTATTTTTCTCACTGCTTATTATCACGTTAAGCTTTGTGCCAGTGTTTTCCTTGCAAGGACAAGAAGGGAAAATGTTTTCGCCTCTGGCGTTTACAAAAACCTATTCTATGGCTGTCGCGGCTGGGCTGGCGATTACTTTAGTGCCTGTTTTGATGGGCTATTTTGTACGAGGAAAAATTCGTTCAGAACATAACAATCCCATCAACAAGGGCTTGATTGCTGGTTATCGTCCACTGCTTCAAGTGAGTATTTCTCACCCGAAAACCATGATTATGCTGACCATCGCGTTAATGATCTCTGCGATTTATCCAGCGACACAACTGGGTAGTGAGTTTATTCCGCCGTTGGATGAGGGCGATATCATGTATATGCCAACGACCTATCCAGGTATTTCGGTCGGTAAGGCACGCGAGTTACTGCAACAAACGAACAAGCTCATTAAAACTGTGCCAGAAGTTAAAACGGTGTGGGGCAAAGTGGGCCGAGCGGAAACGGCGACTGATCCAGCGCCTTTAACCATGGTGGAAACGACGATTCAGCTTAAACCTAAATCTGAATGGCGTAAGGGAGTCACCAGTGAGTCTTTGCGTAAAGAATTCAATCAGTTGATTCAATTCCCTGGCGTGACGAATGCTTGGGTGATGCCGATTCAAACTCGGATTGATATGTTAGCTACAGGTGTCAAAACTCCAATTGGTATTAAGATTGCTGGCTCTGATCTGAAAGTCATCCAAGATATTGGCGCTAAGCTGGAACCTATCTTAAATAGCATTCAAGGGACGACGTCTGTTTATGCTGAACGTGTTGCTGGTGGCCGCTATATTACGGTCGATATCCATCGTAAGGTGGCCGCTCGTTATGGTCTGAATATCGCAGATATTCAGCAGGTGATCGCCACTGCGATTGGTGGCACGAATGTGTCAGAAACAGTAGAGGGGTTAGAACGTTTTCCTATTAATGTCCGTTATCCGCAAGAGTATCGTGATTCGGTTGAAAAGCTGAAAGACTTACCTATTGTTACGCCGACGGGGGCGCGTATTCCTTTAGCTGATGTGGCTGCCATTCGTTATGAAGATGGACCGCCAATGATCAAAACAGAGAATGCTCGACCCAATGGCTGGGTTTACGTCGATATCGCGGGGCGTGATTTAGGATCGTATGTGAATGAAGCCAAACAAACGGTTGCTAAAAATCTTGTATTACCAACAGGCTACTCTATTTCTTGGACGGGGCAGTATGAATATTTGGAAAGGGCGAAGCAGCGGTTAAGTATCGTTGTTCCTATCACTATTGGCATCATTATGTTGCTATTGTACTTCGCTTTTAAACGCGTCGGGGAAGTGTTGGTTATTATGGCGACACTGCCCTTAGCAATGGTAGGCGGTGTGTGGTTAATGCATTTACTTAACTACAACTTCTCGGTGGCAGTGGGGGTCGGCTTTATTGCGTTAGCAGGGGTTGCTGTTGAAATTGGGGTCATCATGTTGGTTTATCTTAACCAGGCGTGGCATCGCTGCAAACTCGATGCATTAGAGCAACAGAGAATGTTAACCAATGACGATTTAATACGTTCAATTCAAGAAGGGGCAGGGCTACGTGTACGCCCGGTCATGATGACAGTATCCACCATCATTATTGGTTTAGTGCCCATCATGTATGGATCGGGTACAGGAGCGAGTGTGATGCAGCGGATCGCTGCCCCCATGATTGGTGGCATGGGATCGGCGGTGATACTGACTTTGTTAGTTATCCCGGCAATTTTCAAACTATGGAAATCACGCGAAATTACCAAGCAAACGTCGACAACAAACTGA
- a CDS encoding cupredoxin domain-containing protein: MNKSIMSLVILGAISTPAIAEMNSHDHMSSEMGMEHNAMSMPSVSAVGMPANGAQPDKVIPVVLSDDMTIQFKSSTPIKPGDIVQFAIMNKGKQSHEFSIGSPKEQADYRAMLSSMPNHHKTDGSSVVVKPGQAQRMLWHFHGTTTVEFDCNMSGHYGKGMTKTLVL, from the coding sequence ATGAATAAATCTATCATGTCTTTAGTAATCTTGGGTGCGATCAGCACACCGGCTATTGCAGAGATGAACAGTCACGATCATATGAGCTCTGAAATGGGTATGGAGCATAACGCCATGAGTATGCCAAGCGTCTCTGCGGTTGGTATGCCAGCTAATGGCGCTCAACCTGATAAAGTCATTCCGGTGGTGTTATCTGATGACATGACCATTCAATTTAAAAGCTCGACACCGATAAAACCAGGCGACATCGTGCAGTTTGCGATTATGAATAAAGGCAAGCAATCACATGAATTCTCTATTGGTTCGCCAAAAGAGCAAGCCGATTATCGAGCGATGCTCAGCAGCATGCCAAATCATCATAAAACAGACGGCAGCTCGGTAGTGGTTAAACCTGGACAAGCACAGCGAATGTTGTGGCATTTTCATGGAACAACAACCGTTGAATTTGATTGTAATATGTCAGGGCATTACGGCAAAGGGATGACAAAAACATTGGTACTTTAA
- a CDS encoding ROK family transcriptional regulator, translating into MKKLNGKNRVVALLRKEAYSRVELARATGLGKSALTKVTKALFDEGIIEEAQVAVKQSSEQGRGRPETLLQLVPNIKFSLCFYLTKQGVSSYLIDFTGKIHAANEVDWPVDPANHDIHVAYSTDVLLNIVKQEANVLCAQHSLTLDQLELISIATFGKVSQQDGIVVHSQFFQDTNVKLAEIIGECLGVTTKIFNVDYCCAFQLQQMYPEKESFISLCLGLGLGLGLCLDGQLVTGRLGSTLGIGHVNYEPNGKKCYCGAKGCTEAYVTSDAIIDEIESLRGLSISGNDVSEKMQSIKQLLSSGDVAAHRSIEKVSQAVGDILAQLMVTFDISTIFMSGDTAVLFHYLEQYIRQYLTSDKRYQTLLTKPKIIRVTDVKASVGGLIQLTNSQIVI; encoded by the coding sequence ATGAAAAAATTAAACGGTAAGAACCGCGTCGTAGCGCTCCTCAGGAAAGAAGCTTATTCTCGAGTTGAGCTCGCTCGTGCGACCGGATTAGGTAAATCTGCTCTAACAAAAGTCACAAAAGCATTGTTTGACGAAGGTATTATTGAAGAGGCGCAAGTTGCTGTAAAACAGTCGAGCGAGCAAGGTCGTGGCCGACCAGAAACCTTATTGCAGTTGGTGCCTAATATTAAGTTTAGCCTCTGTTTCTATTTGACAAAACAGGGCGTGAGTTCTTATCTGATTGATTTTACCGGAAAGATCCATGCTGCTAATGAAGTAGATTGGCCGGTGGATCCTGCCAATCATGATATTCATGTCGCTTACTCAACGGATGTGCTGCTTAATATTGTGAAGCAAGAAGCGAACGTATTATGTGCTCAACACTCATTAACGTTAGATCAACTAGAACTGATTTCGATTGCGACTTTTGGCAAAGTGTCACAGCAAGATGGCATTGTGGTTCATAGCCAGTTTTTCCAAGATACCAACGTGAAGTTGGCGGAAATTATTGGTGAATGCTTAGGTGTTACCACCAAGATCTTTAACGTTGACTACTGCTGCGCTTTTCAGTTGCAGCAGATGTATCCGGAAAAAGAGAGCTTTATTTCGCTGTGTCTCGGCCTTGGCTTGGGACTCGGTCTCTGTTTAGATGGTCAGTTAGTGACGGGGCGTTTAGGTTCTACACTCGGGATAGGGCATGTTAATTACGAACCTAACGGAAAGAAATGCTACTGTGGAGCAAAAGGGTGTACTGAAGCCTACGTTACCAGTGATGCGATTATAGATGAAATTGAATCGCTAAGAGGCCTATCAATTTCAGGTAACGATGTGAGTGAAAAAATGCAATCTATCAAACAGTTATTGTCCAGTGGCGATGTGGCAGCCCATCGTTCGATTGAAAAGGTCAGTCAAGCGGTTGGCGATATTCTTGCCCAGTTGATGGTGACATTTGATATCAGCACTATTTTCATGAGCGGTGATACCGCGGTCTTGTTTCACTATTTAGAGCAGTATATTCGACAATATTTAACCAGCGATAAGCGTTACCAAACGTTATTGACAAAGCCCAAAATTATACGAGTTACGGATGTTAAGGCGTCTGTCGGTGGCTTAATTCAACTTACTAACAGTCAGATAGTGATTTAG
- a CDS encoding shikimate 5-dehydrogenase, translated as MEVAIDKDSTLCISVAARPTNYGMRFHNYLYQKLDLNFVYKAFSSKSIEDVITGVRALNIRGCSVSMPFKERVIACVDELDESAQAIMSVNTVVNTNGYLKAYNTDYIAIVKLLEQYQVPNTMTFAVKGSGGMAKAVVYGLSKLGFTKGYIISRNQESGAALAESTGFTWKKEMAGIDAQLLINATPLGMQGGDTEGQLCFSEQDIQAASVMFDVVSKPLVTPAMAYATSLNKTVISGSEVFAIQAVEQFKLYTGVTISETLFNQARDYSRSIG; from the coding sequence ATGGAAGTGGCAATAGATAAAGACTCAACGTTATGTATCTCAGTTGCGGCTCGTCCGACCAATTATGGGATGCGCTTTCACAATTATCTGTATCAAAAATTGGATCTGAATTTCGTCTACAAAGCGTTTTCGAGTAAAAGTATTGAAGATGTGATTACTGGCGTTCGGGCGTTAAACATTCGCGGTTGTTCAGTCTCGATGCCTTTTAAAGAAAGGGTTATTGCCTGTGTTGATGAATTAGATGAATCGGCGCAGGCCATTATGTCAGTCAATACTGTCGTTAACACAAACGGCTACCTTAAAGCATATAACACCGATTATATTGCGATCGTTAAACTCCTTGAACAATACCAAGTGCCAAACACGATGACCTTTGCGGTAAAGGGAAGTGGTGGTATGGCGAAAGCAGTCGTATATGGCCTCTCTAAATTGGGTTTTACCAAGGGATATATCATTTCTCGTAATCAAGAAAGTGGTGCGGCATTAGCAGAAAGTACGGGTTTTACTTGGAAAAAGGAGATGGCTGGTATTGATGCACAGTTACTGATTAATGCGACGCCACTTGGTATGCAAGGTGGCGATACCGAAGGGCAGCTGTGTTTCTCTGAACAAGATATTCAAGCTGCGAGTGTCATGTTCGATGTGGTCTCGAAACCGTTAGTCACACCCGCAATGGCATACGCTACGTCTCTGAATAAAACGGTGATTTCTGGTAGTGAAGTCTTTGCCATTCAAGCGGTCGAGCAATTTAAGCTCTATACCGGTGTGACCATCTCAGAAACGTTATTTAATCAAGCCAGAGATTATTCTCGGAGTATAGGTTAA
- a CDS encoding nuclear transport factor 2 family protein has product MTPKDVVIAYWKAMNSNDFTQASEWLAPEFQGHWVQSSELIEGRDNFVAINSQYPANGRWQFVIHSIVAENNTVVTDVSITDSVVNDRVITFHTVEYDLIVKQVEYFPDNYPAPEWRSQWVKPL; this is encoded by the coding sequence ATGACACCAAAAGACGTTGTTATCGCCTATTGGAAAGCGATGAATTCGAATGATTTCACTCAAGCAAGTGAATGGCTAGCCCCTGAATTTCAAGGCCACTGGGTGCAATCATCTGAGTTAATTGAAGGGCGCGATAATTTCGTAGCGATTAACTCCCAATATCCAGCAAATGGGCGGTGGCAATTTGTTATTCACTCCATCGTCGCCGAAAACAATACGGTCGTGACCGATGTTTCCATTACCGATAGTGTGGTTAATGATCGAGTCATTACTTTTCATACTGTTGAATATGATTTGATTGTTAAACAGGTCGAATATTTTCCAGACAATTACCCAGCGCCAGAATGGCGATCTCAATGGGTCAAGCCTCTCTAG
- a CDS encoding thioredoxin family protein: MTSKVLTLNDETYQENLSKEGTFAVRLWAEWCMPCRMMSPIYEEVADKIADESLVMAEVNIDQFPSVAASLGVRSIPTVVVFKNGKEINRSAGLLPAPQLTALIQNS, encoded by the coding sequence ATGACTTCAAAAGTATTAACGTTAAATGATGAAACTTATCAAGAGAATCTGAGTAAAGAGGGCACGTTTGCAGTGCGTCTTTGGGCTGAGTGGTGTATGCCATGTCGTATGATGTCACCAATCTATGAGGAAGTGGCAGACAAAATTGCGGATGAATCGCTGGTAATGGCAGAAGTCAATATTGACCAATTTCCTTCTGTCGCGGCCTCTTTAGGTGTGAGAAGTATTCCAACGGTGGTTGTGTTTAAAAATGGTAAAGAAATCAACCGTTCTGCTGGACTTCTCCCTGCACCACAATTAACCGCTCTGATTCAGAATAGCTAA
- a CDS encoding TetR/AcrR family transcriptional regulator, producing the protein MARTGRPREFNREAAVKRAMNLFWQKGFESTSLAELRKTLGNLSAASFYSAFGSKRELYKECLELYTHTCGETLSLLTDTSVPAKVAIKNMLVKTITLQTSTQTPTGCMAVLSGLNCCDDNKEVEQLALSVRNDIRQALKECIERGIQQSEWHLDSNDVECFVVMIDTFVNGISIQSRDGVDRDALFRACDLFLERL; encoded by the coding sequence ATGGCTCGTACTGGACGCCCTAGAGAATTTAACCGCGAAGCTGCGGTGAAACGCGCAATGAATCTATTTTGGCAAAAAGGCTTTGAAAGTACGTCGTTAGCTGAATTACGTAAAACCTTGGGCAATCTCTCTGCTGCGAGTTTTTATTCTGCATTTGGTTCTAAACGCGAGCTCTATAAAGAGTGTTTAGAGCTGTATACCCATACTTGTGGCGAAACGCTATCACTACTGACTGACACCAGTGTGCCCGCTAAAGTTGCGATAAAAAATATGCTGGTCAAAACCATTACGTTACAAACCTCAACGCAAACACCGACGGGATGTATGGCGGTATTGTCGGGTTTGAACTGTTGTGACGACAATAAAGAGGTAGAACAACTGGCGCTATCGGTGCGCAATGATATTCGCCAAGCGCTAAAAGAGTGTATAGAACGTGGTATTCAGCAGAGTGAATGGCACCTTGATTCTAATGATGTTGAGTGTTTCGTCGTTATGATCGATACCTTTGTGAATGGCATCTCTATTCAATCTCGCGACGGCGTTGACCGCGACGCTTTATTTCGAGCCTGTGACCTGTTTTTGGAGCGATTGTAA
- a CDS encoding MFS transporter, whose translation MNNHTNDKRTLSSIMLFIGILLVACNLRAPFTGVAPVLDTIQSVLSLSSYQTGLLTTLPLLCFAVISPFVAQLEKRFGLNITLLTALVAIMIGILVRSLGWVSSLYIGTLLTGAGIAVGNTLLPSLVKQNYPDKVANMTGLCGLCMGVSAGLISATIVPLDILGGWQMALGTMVILPLLGAVIWSKQLNGTTYQPKQIKTPSSMRSIWLAPLAWQITLFMGINSLLYYMLVAWLPTILTDAGFSTLEAGSVHGMMQLASALPGLFLGPIVSRMKNQVTIAIIMSGLLTVGLIGLWIAPLGAMLWVSCFGVGSGGVILLAYMFIGFRTGSTTQATLLSGMAQGVGYLLAASGPTLVGILHNITHNWTAVLLIATGLSVIMLISGALAGRLRSIELSDVEAVQV comes from the coding sequence ATGAACAACCATACGAATGACAAACGGACATTGTCATCCATCATGCTCTTTATTGGGATATTACTTGTTGCGTGTAATTTAAGAGCACCGTTTACGGGCGTCGCCCCTGTGCTCGATACGATTCAATCTGTGCTTTCCCTTTCATCGTATCAAACTGGGTTACTCACAACACTGCCGCTCCTTTGTTTTGCGGTCATTTCACCTTTTGTTGCCCAGCTAGAGAAACGATTTGGTTTAAACATCACGTTATTAACTGCGCTCGTGGCCATTATGATCGGTATTCTAGTGCGTTCTTTAGGCTGGGTATCCAGTTTGTATATTGGCACCTTGCTAACCGGAGCGGGTATTGCGGTGGGTAACACGCTGTTGCCCAGTTTGGTCAAGCAAAACTATCCAGACAAAGTGGCGAACATGACAGGGTTATGCGGCTTGTGCATGGGCGTCTCTGCTGGGCTAATTTCTGCCACAATTGTTCCTTTAGATATACTCGGAGGATGGCAAATGGCATTGGGTACGATGGTCATTTTGCCATTATTGGGCGCTGTCATCTGGAGTAAGCAGCTCAACGGTACTACTTACCAACCCAAACAGATTAAAACGCCAAGCTCTATGCGGTCGATTTGGTTAGCACCGCTCGCTTGGCAAATTACACTATTTATGGGCATCAATTCACTGCTTTATTACATGCTAGTGGCATGGCTCCCCACTATTTTGACCGATGCAGGATTCTCAACCTTAGAGGCGGGCTCGGTCCACGGCATGATGCAACTAGCATCAGCACTACCCGGGTTATTTCTTGGCCCCATCGTAAGCCGAATGAAAAACCAAGTCACCATCGCCATTATAATGAGCGGCTTGTTAACGGTCGGACTGATTGGTTTATGGATCGCCCCTCTCGGCGCTATGTTATGGGTATCCTGTTTCGGCGTTGGTTCCGGTGGTGTCATCCTGTTAGCGTATATGTTTATCGGCTTTCGCACTGGCAGCACCACTCAAGCCACCTTACTGTCAGGGATGGCACAAGGAGTGGGTTATTTATTAGCCGCCTCTGGCCCAACATTAGTGGGAATACTGCACAACATTACGCACAATTGGACGGCTGTACTCCTGATTGCCACTGGATTATCTGTGATCATGTTAATTTCAGGGGCGCTGGCTGGGCGTTTAAGAAGTATTGAATTAAGTGACGTAGAAGCAGTTCAAGTTTAA
- a CDS encoding AraC family transcriptional regulator: MKSDQYTLCDIVEQLESQSCSTPVIAMWVDIEDEKSEMPLHQHQHGQLVYALKGGVRCQLPQSTLIVPPQCAVWIPSGVMHSIHTTANAQVCYLFIHPSMSSLPTAGCTLSIAPLVRELILNLSMQPHQYSPDSALGRKALVLLEELAQMPIEHLSLVTPDEPRLQKIATHLFNYPADRRTLAEWGTKVAMSERSLARLFKHETGMTFGRWRQQLHLIIAMHQLSNDSSVQSVADYLGYQSVTAFITMFKKAVGKPPAQYFSSLNQMDNHNLDKAS, translated from the coding sequence ATGAAATCTGATCAATACACGCTCTGTGATATCGTCGAACAGCTTGAATCTCAATCATGCAGTACGCCTGTGATTGCTATGTGGGTTGATATTGAAGATGAAAAAAGTGAAATGCCCTTGCATCAACACCAGCACGGACAGCTTGTGTATGCGTTAAAAGGCGGTGTTCGGTGTCAACTTCCTCAATCTACGTTAATTGTTCCGCCTCAGTGTGCAGTTTGGATCCCGTCGGGCGTCATGCACAGCATTCACACCACAGCCAATGCCCAAGTGTGTTATCTGTTTATCCATCCTTCAATGTCATCATTGCCTACGGCAGGGTGCACACTTTCGATTGCACCTTTGGTTCGTGAATTGATTTTGAATTTAAGTATGCAGCCTCACCAGTATTCACCTGACAGCGCGTTGGGGCGTAAGGCATTAGTATTGCTTGAAGAACTTGCACAAATGCCGATTGAACATTTATCTCTCGTTACTCCTGATGAACCGAGGTTACAAAAAATAGCCACGCATTTGTTTAATTATCCAGCGGACAGGCGCACTTTGGCTGAATGGGGCACAAAAGTGGCAATGAGTGAACGTTCACTCGCGCGGTTATTTAAACATGAAACGGGAATGACGTTTGGACGGTGGCGTCAGCAGTTACATCTTATTATTGCGATGCATCAACTCTCAAACGATAGCTCGGTACAAAGTGTCGCTGATTATCTGGGGTATCAATCTGTTACCGCGTTTATTACTATGTTTAAAAAGGCGGTAGGGAAGCCCCCTGCACAATATTTTTCATCTTTAAATCAGATGGATAACCATAATCTCGACAAAGCCAGCTAG
- the soxR gene encoding redox-sensitive transcriptional activator SoxR produces MEMTVGEVAKRAGVKVSTLHFYEQKGLISSWRNAGNQRRYDRQVLRRVAVIKAAQTVGLTLEEIGDSLAVLPKHKAPTREQWQQMATHWQAMLNHRIRQLEALKNDLDGCIGCGCLSLESCAIYNPQDVRAETFANKTLLTHPEEWNDGI; encoded by the coding sequence ATGGAAATGACCGTGGGTGAGGTAGCAAAGCGTGCAGGGGTCAAAGTCTCGACTTTGCATTTTTATGAGCAGAAAGGGCTGATTTCCAGTTGGCGAAACGCAGGAAATCAACGTCGGTACGATCGGCAGGTCTTACGTCGGGTTGCGGTCATTAAAGCAGCGCAAACTGTGGGATTAACCCTTGAAGAAATTGGTGATTCATTAGCGGTGTTACCTAAACACAAAGCGCCGACTCGAGAACAATGGCAGCAGATGGCAACGCATTGGCAAGCAATGCTCAATCATCGAATTCGTCAACTTGAAGCGTTAAAAAATGACCTAGATGGTTGTATTGGTTGTGGCTGCTTATCACTTGAGAGTTGTGCCATTTATAATCCGCAAGATGTTCGGGCTGAAACTTTTGCTAATAAGACATTATTAACTCATCCCGAAGAGTGGAATGATGGTATATAA
- a CDS encoding GlxA family transcriptional regulator codes for MIIEPFAHSNRLNEQCQFEVIHHQQNDAVTLESVVGESGFDWIILLAESAPNTELFRPDLTFIKRQLKYTNAKVLALDGGVYWLAAIGLMSDSPVAVHWHYSEDFQQSFPQQPISTQLFHDGPNCITCVGKLATLDAVLCLISRYQSAETIRDICDYLCIDRIRSQEEKQRLPSSLIGGVNQPRLTMALELMEQNIEEPLSTDDIADLVHISRRQLERLFKQYLNTMPAKHYLGLRLERAKKLLLTTNTSIVQIGLSCGFSSGPHFSSSYKAFYQITPREERSRKLNR; via the coding sequence ATGATCATTGAGCCGTTTGCACACTCTAATCGGCTTAATGAACAATGCCAGTTTGAGGTGATTCATCATCAGCAAAACGACGCTGTTACCCTAGAAAGTGTTGTGGGAGAATCAGGCTTCGATTGGATTATTTTACTGGCTGAATCTGCGCCAAATACCGAGTTATTCCGCCCCGATCTCACCTTTATTAAACGCCAACTGAAATACACAAATGCTAAGGTATTGGCGCTAGACGGTGGCGTTTACTGGCTTGCTGCCATCGGGCTCATGTCGGATAGCCCAGTGGCTGTGCATTGGCATTATAGTGAAGATTTTCAGCAGAGTTTCCCACAACAGCCGATCAGCACTCAGCTCTTTCATGATGGGCCTAATTGCATTACTTGTGTTGGGAAACTGGCCACATTAGATGCGGTGCTATGCCTGATTTCCCGCTATCAATCCGCTGAAACCATTAGAGATATCTGTGATTATCTCTGTATCGACCGAATTCGATCTCAAGAAGAGAAACAACGCTTACCTAGTTCTTTAATTGGTGGTGTTAACCAGCCTCGATTAACCATGGCGCTAGAGCTGATGGAGCAAAATATAGAAGAGCCGCTTTCGACCGATGATATTGCGGATTTGGTGCATATTTCGAGGCGTCAACTCGAACGTTTGTTTAAACAATATCTCAATACGATGCCAGCCAAGCATTATTTAGGGCTGCGACTTGAGCGTGCTAAAAAGCTGTTGCTGACTACCAATACCTCCATTGTTCAAATCGGTTTAAGTTGTGGTTTTTCGAGTGGACCGCATTTTTCTTCTTCCTATAAAGCGTTTTATCAAATTACCCCGCGTGAAGAACGTAGTCGCAAATTAAACCGATAG